One window of the Mycobacterium xenopi genome contains the following:
- a CDS encoding LpqN/LpqT family lipoprotein — MTVPSRCGTAVLIFVLAAVGCSTKEPDYQSIWTTTTTTTTTPTTTATPEPLGKYLESVGVTGQQVAPDTLTDLAVSIPTPPGWEKFSNPSITPATQAIAKNGSYPIAMLMVFKLRGDFDAADVIKHANADAERSENFRKLNASTADFHGFPSSMIEGSYDLNGKRLHGWNRVVIATGSAPAKQPYLVQLTITSLADQAFPQASDIETIIAGFTVAAK, encoded by the coding sequence GTGACGGTCCCTAGCCGGTGCGGGACCGCCGTCCTGATTTTCGTGCTGGCCGCGGTCGGCTGTAGTACCAAAGAGCCTGACTACCAGTCGATTTGGACGACAACCACGACGACCACCACGACCCCGACGACGACTGCAACGCCGGAGCCGCTCGGGAAATACCTGGAGAGCGTCGGCGTCACCGGCCAGCAGGTGGCCCCCGACACGCTAACCGATTTGGCGGTGTCGATCCCCACCCCGCCGGGCTGGGAGAAATTCAGCAATCCCAGCATCACGCCAGCCACACAGGCCATCGCCAAAAACGGCAGCTATCCGATCGCGATGCTGATGGTGTTCAAGTTGCGCGGGGATTTCGACGCCGCTGATGTGATCAAGCACGCCAACGCCGATGCCGAGCGGTCAGAGAATTTCAGGAAACTAAACGCGTCCACAGCAGACTTCCACGGCTTTCCGTCGTCGATGATCGAGGGCAGCTACGACCTCAACGGCAAACGGTTGCACGGCTGGAACCGGGTCGTCATCGCCACCGGCTCTGCCCCGGCCAAACAGCCGTATCTCGTTCAGCTCACGATCACCAGCCTGGCCGACCAGGCCTTCCCGCAGGCTTCGGACATCGAGACGATCATCGCGGGATTCACCGTCGCGGCCAAATAG
- a CDS encoding ribose-phosphate diphosphokinase, translated as MSHDWTDNRKNLMLFAGRAHPELAEQVAKELDVHVTAQTARDFANGEIFVRYHESVRGCDAFVLQSHPAPLNKWLMEQLIMLDALKRGSAKRITAVVPFYPYARQDKKHRGREPISARLVADLLKTAGADRIVTVDLHTDQIQGFFDGPVDHMRAQNLLTGYIKDNYSGHDMVVVSPDSGRVRIAEKWADSLGGVPLAFIHKTRDPRVPNQVKSNRVVGEVAGKTCILIDDMIDTGGTIAAAVPLLKEDGAGDVIVAATHGVLSDPAPKLLAECGAREVIVTNTLPIDEAKRFPQLTVLSIAPLLASTIRAVFENGSVTGLFDGDA; from the coding sequence GTGAGCCACGACTGGACCGACAACCGCAAAAATCTGATGTTGTTCGCGGGTCGTGCGCACCCCGAACTGGCCGAGCAGGTGGCCAAGGAACTCGACGTCCACGTGACCGCGCAGACTGCCCGGGACTTCGCCAACGGCGAGATCTTCGTCCGCTACCACGAGTCGGTGCGCGGCTGCGACGCCTTCGTCCTGCAGTCGCATCCGGCGCCGCTGAACAAGTGGCTGATGGAGCAGCTCATCATGCTCGATGCGCTCAAGCGCGGCAGCGCCAAGCGGATCACGGCCGTCGTGCCGTTCTACCCCTACGCCCGGCAGGACAAAAAACACCGCGGCCGCGAACCGATCTCGGCGCGGCTGGTCGCCGACCTGCTCAAGACCGCCGGGGCCGACCGGATCGTGACCGTCGACCTGCACACCGACCAGATCCAGGGCTTCTTCGACGGCCCGGTGGATCACATGCGCGCGCAGAATCTTCTGACCGGCTACATCAAGGACAACTACAGCGGCCACGACATGGTGGTCGTCTCCCCGGACTCCGGCCGGGTGCGCATCGCCGAGAAGTGGGCCGACTCGCTGGGCGGCGTGCCATTGGCCTTCATCCACAAGACCCGCGACCCGCGGGTGCCCAACCAGGTGAAGTCCAACCGGGTGGTCGGCGAAGTCGCCGGCAAGACCTGCATCCTGATCGACGACATGATCGACACCGGCGGCACGATCGCCGCGGCGGTGCCGCTGCTGAAGGAGGACGGCGCCGGAGACGTGATCGTCGCCGCCACCCACGGCGTGCTGTCCGATCCTGCGCCGAAGCTGCTGGCGGAGTGCGGAGCCCGTGAGGTAATCGTCACCAACACGTTGCCGATCGACGAGGCCAAGCGGTTCCCGCAACTGACGGTGTTGTCGATCGCTCCCCTGCTGGCCAGCACCATCCGTGCGGTGTTCGAAAACGGTTCAGTGACAGGGCTGTTCGATGGAGACGCGTAA
- the mfd gene encoding transcription-repair coupling factor: MTAPGFARPDTPIAGLVDLALSAPTFQQLIDRAADRPDELNLVGPASARVFVTSALARHGPLLVVTATNRAADDLTAELRGVHGDAVALFPSWETLPHERLSPGVDTVGARLMVLRRLAHPDDAWLGPPLRVVVTSARSLLQPMTPRLGDIEPLTLAVGDEVAFEEVITRLVELAYTRADMVGRRGEFAVRGGILDVFPPTAEHPVRIEFWGDEVTEMRMFSVADQRSIPELTVTTLVAVACRELLLSDDVRERAARLAGKHPAAEHAIVGSFTDMLAKLAEGIPVDGMEALLPVLRPDELTLLTDQLAEGTPVLVCDPEKVRARAADLIKSGREFLEASWSVAGFGGSQENRAPVDVEQLGGSGFVEFDEVRAAARKTGHPWWTLSQLSDESAIELELRAAPSARGHQRDIDEIFAMLRAHVSTGGCAAVVAPGTGTAQRVVERLTESDTPATLLESGATPKPGVVGVLKGPLHDGVVVPGANLVVITETDLTGNRVNATDGKRLAAKRRNVVDPLALTPGDLVVHDQHGIGRFVEMTERTVGGARREYLVLEYASSRRGQNDTDKLYVPMDSLDQLSRYVGGQAPALSRLGGSDWANTKTKARRAVREIAGELVALYAKRQATRGHAFGPDTPWQAEMEDAFGFTETVDQLTAITEVKADMEKPVPMDRVICGDVGYGKTEIAVRAAFKAVQDGKQVAVLVPTTLLADQHLQTFTERMSEFPVTIKGLSRFTGPAESRAVLDGMADGSVDIVIGTHRLLQTGVRWKDLGLVVVDEEHRFGVEHKEHIKSLRTHVDVLTMSATPIPRTLEMSLAGIREMSTILTPPEDRLPVLTYVGPHDDKQIAAALRRELLRDGQAFYVHNRVSSIEQAAARVRELVPEARVVVAHGQMNEDVLERTVQGFWNREYDILVCTTVVEAGLDISNANTLIVERADTFGLSQLHQLRGRVGRSRERGYAYFLYPPHAPLTETAYDRLATIAQNNELGAGMAVAMKDLEIRGAGNVLGVEQSGHVAGVGFDLYVRLVGEAVEAYRAAADGKTVTTAEEPKDVRIDLPVDAHLPADYIASDRLRLEAYRRLAAASSDDEVAAVVEELTDRYGALPEPAQRLVAVARLRLLCRRYGVTEVSAPSEATVRLSPMTLPDSAQVRLVRLHPGARYRATTSTVQVPIPRAGGVGAPRIRDLELVQMVADLLSALDGKPQAEIGITKPGPTNGAAAVSEERQAR; the protein is encoded by the coding sequence ATGACCGCACCGGGGTTTGCCCGACCAGATACCCCGATCGCGGGGCTCGTCGACCTGGCGCTGAGCGCGCCGACCTTTCAGCAACTCATCGACCGGGCAGCCGATCGACCCGACGAATTGAACCTGGTCGGTCCGGCCAGCGCACGTGTCTTCGTCACCAGCGCCCTGGCCCGGCACGGCCCGTTGCTGGTGGTCACCGCCACCAACCGGGCAGCCGACGATCTGACCGCCGAGCTGCGTGGTGTGCACGGCGACGCGGTCGCGTTGTTCCCGTCCTGGGAAACCCTGCCACACGAACGGCTCTCGCCAGGTGTCGACACCGTGGGCGCCCGCCTCATGGTGCTGCGTCGGCTGGCCCACCCCGACGACGCGTGGCTGGGACCGCCGCTGCGGGTGGTGGTGACGTCGGCGCGCTCGCTTTTGCAGCCGATGACACCGCGACTGGGCGACATCGAGCCGCTCACCCTGGCTGTCGGCGACGAGGTCGCGTTCGAAGAGGTGATCACCCGGCTGGTCGAATTGGCCTACACCCGGGCCGACATGGTCGGTCGGCGCGGGGAGTTCGCGGTGCGCGGGGGAATACTCGACGTGTTTCCGCCGACCGCCGAACACCCGGTGCGCATCGAGTTCTGGGGCGACGAGGTCACCGAGATGCGCATGTTCTCGGTCGCCGATCAGCGCTCCATCCCCGAGCTGACCGTGACCACCCTGGTCGCCGTGGCCTGCCGGGAGCTGTTGCTGAGCGACGACGTGCGGGAACGGGCCGCCAGGCTGGCTGGTAAACATCCCGCCGCCGAGCATGCGATCGTCGGCAGCTTCACCGACATGCTGGCCAAGCTGGCCGAGGGCATCCCCGTCGACGGCATGGAGGCGCTGCTGCCCGTCTTGCGTCCCGACGAGCTGACGCTGCTGACCGACCAACTGGCCGAGGGCACCCCGGTGCTGGTCTGCGATCCGGAAAAGGTCCGCGCCCGCGCCGCCGATCTGATCAAGAGCGGCCGGGAGTTCCTCGAGGCGTCGTGGTCGGTAGCTGGCTTCGGCGGTAGCCAGGAAAACCGAGCCCCGGTCGACGTCGAACAGCTCGGCGGGTCCGGCTTCGTCGAATTCGACGAGGTCCGCGCCGCCGCTCGCAAGACCGGTCACCCGTGGTGGACGCTGAGCCAGCTCTCCGACGAGTCGGCGATCGAACTCGAGCTGCGGGCCGCGCCGTCAGCGCGCGGCCATCAGCGCGACATCGACGAGATCTTCGCGATGCTGCGCGCGCACGTGTCCACCGGCGGGTGCGCCGCGGTCGTCGCACCCGGCACCGGCACCGCGCAGCGCGTGGTCGAGCGGTTGACCGAATCCGACACTCCCGCAACGTTATTGGAGTCCGGAGCGACGCCCAAACCTGGCGTGGTCGGGGTGCTCAAAGGTCCGCTGCACGACGGCGTGGTGGTTCCGGGCGCCAATCTCGTGGTGATCACCGAGACCGACCTAACCGGCAACCGGGTGAACGCCACCGACGGCAAGCGGTTGGCGGCCAAACGCCGCAACGTCGTCGACCCGCTGGCGCTCACGCCCGGCGACCTGGTGGTGCACGACCAGCACGGCATCGGCCGGTTCGTGGAGATGACCGAACGCACCGTGGGCGGGGCACGACGCGAATATCTGGTGCTGGAGTACGCGTCGAGTCGGCGGGGCCAAAACGACACCGACAAGCTCTACGTGCCGATGGACTCGCTGGATCAGCTGTCGCGCTACGTCGGTGGGCAAGCTCCGGCTTTAAGCAGGCTCGGCGGCAGCGACTGGGCCAACACCAAGACCAAGGCGCGCCGCGCGGTGCGTGAGATCGCCGGTGAGCTCGTGGCGCTCTACGCCAAGCGGCAGGCCACCCGCGGGCACGCGTTCGGGCCGGATACGCCGTGGCAAGCCGAAATGGAGGACGCGTTCGGGTTCACCGAGACCGTCGATCAGCTCACCGCGATCACCGAAGTCAAAGCCGACATGGAAAAGCCCGTCCCGATGGACCGGGTGATCTGCGGCGACGTCGGCTACGGCAAGACCGAGATCGCGGTGCGGGCAGCGTTCAAGGCGGTGCAGGACGGCAAGCAGGTCGCGGTGCTGGTGCCCACCACGCTGCTGGCCGACCAGCATCTGCAGACCTTCACCGAACGAATGTCGGAGTTCCCGGTCACCATCAAGGGGCTCTCACGGTTCACCGGGCCGGCCGAGTCGCGCGCCGTGCTCGACGGCATGGCCGACGGCAGTGTCGACATCGTGATCGGCACGCACCGGCTGCTGCAGACCGGGGTGCGGTGGAAGGACCTCGGGCTGGTCGTCGTTGACGAGGAGCACCGCTTCGGCGTCGAACACAAGGAGCACATCAAGAGCCTGCGCACCCATGTCGACGTGCTGACCATGAGCGCCACCCCCATCCCGCGGACACTGGAGATGAGCCTGGCGGGGATCAGGGAGATGTCGACGATCCTCACCCCGCCCGAAGACCGTCTTCCGGTGCTGACCTACGTCGGGCCGCATGACGACAAGCAGATCGCGGCCGCGTTACGGCGCGAGTTGCTGCGCGACGGTCAGGCCTTCTACGTGCACAACCGGGTCAGCTCGATCGAACAGGCGGCCGCGCGGGTGCGTGAGCTGGTGCCCGAGGCGCGGGTCGTCGTCGCGCACGGCCAGATGAACGAGGACGTGCTGGAACGCACCGTCCAGGGATTCTGGAACCGGGAATACGACATCCTGGTGTGCACCACGGTCGTCGAGGCGGGCCTGGACATCTCCAACGCCAACACCTTGATCGTCGAGCGCGCCGACACGTTCGGGTTGTCCCAGCTGCATCAGCTGCGCGGCCGGGTCGGGCGAAGCCGGGAACGCGGGTACGCCTATTTCCTGTATCCGCCGCACGCTCCGCTTACCGAGACCGCCTACGACCGGCTTGCCACGATCGCGCAAAACAACGAGTTGGGCGCGGGCATGGCGGTGGCCATGAAAGACCTGGAGATCCGCGGTGCCGGCAACGTGTTGGGGGTGGAACAGTCCGGCCACGTCGCCGGCGTGGGATTCGACCTGTACGTGCGGCTGGTGGGCGAGGCGGTCGAGGCCTATCGGGCGGCCGCCGACGGCAAAACCGTCACGACCGCCGAGGAGCCCAAGGACGTGCGCATCGACCTGCCGGTGGACGCGCACCTGCCAGCGGACTACATCGCCAGCGACCGGCTACGCCTGGAGGCCTATCGGCGGCTTGCCGCCGCGTCGTCCGACGACGAGGTCGCCGCCGTTGTCGAGGAACTCACCGACCGCTACGGCGCCCTCCCGGAACCGGCTCAGCGGCTGGTGGCCGTCGCCCGGCTGCGTTTGCTGTGCCGTCGATACGGCGTCACCGAAGTGTCCGCGCCGTCGGAGGCGACGGTGCGGCTATCGCCCATGACCCTGCCGGACTCCGCGCAGGTGCGCCTGGTGCGGCTGCATCCGGGCGCGCGCTACCGCGCCACCACCTCGACCGTGCAGGTGCCGATTCCACGCGCCGGCGGTGTGGGCGCGCCGCGAATTCGTGACCTCGAATTGGTGCAGATGGTGGCCGATCTGCTATCCGCGCTCGATGGAAAGCCGCAGGCAGAAATTGGTATAACGAAACCCGGGCCCACGAACGGAGCCGCGGCGGTGAGTGAGGAGCGACAAGCGCGATGA
- the arsC gene encoding arsenate reductase (glutaredoxin) (This arsenate reductase requires both glutathione and glutaredoxin to convert arsenate to arsenite, after which the efflux transporter formed by ArsA and ArsB can extrude the arsenite from the cell, providing resistance.) encodes MSRASTDTVIYHNPKCSTSRKTLELLRDNGIEPTIVEYLKTPPSREQLVKMIRDAGIDVRAAVRTREPIYTELNLAEATDDELLDAMVEHPILIQRPFVVTVKGTRLARPIDAVHEIL; translated from the coding sequence ATGTCCCGCGCTTCGACCGATACCGTCATCTACCACAACCCCAAGTGCAGCACGTCGCGCAAGACACTGGAGTTGTTGCGCGACAACGGCATCGAGCCGACCATCGTCGAGTATTTGAAGACGCCTCCGTCGCGGGAGCAGCTGGTGAAAATGATCCGTGACGCCGGCATCGATGTGCGCGCCGCGGTGCGCACGCGTGAGCCGATCTACACCGAGCTCAACCTTGCCGAGGCCACCGACGACGAGCTGCTCGACGCGATGGTCGAGCATCCCATCCTGATCCAGCGGCCGTTCGTCGTGACGGTTAAGGGCACCCGGCTGGCTCGTCCGATCGACGCGGTGCACGAGATTCTGTGA
- the glmU gene encoding bifunctional UDP-N-acetylglucosamine diphosphorylase/glucosamine-1-phosphate N-acetyltransferase GlmU: protein MTTHGESAVLVLAAGAGTRMRSDTPKVLHTIAGRSMLAHCLYSIAKVAPQHLVVVLGHDHDRIAPVVAELADSLGRRIDVALQDRQLGTGHAVLCGLSALPADYSGVVVVTSADIPLLDADTLADLIAAHRAHPAAVTVLTTTLADPTGYGRILRTQDNEVIAIVEQADATPSQKQIREVNAGVYAFDIAALRSALGRLSADNAQRELYLTDVISIVRRDGHAVHARHVDDSALVAGVNDRVQLAELSAELNRRIVATHQLAGVTVVDPATTWIDVDVSIGRDTVILPGTQLLGRTRIGGHCTVGPDTTLADVTVGDAASVIRTHGTSASIGDGAVVGPFAYLRPGTVLGADGKLGAFVEAKNCTIGTGTKVPHLTYVGDADIGEHSNIGASSVFVNYDGETKQRTRIGSHVRTGSDTMFVAPVTVGDGAYTGAGTVVRHDVPPGALAVSAGPQRNIEGWVQRKRPGSAAAEAAERAQRQPDQTS, encoded by the coding sequence ATGACAACACACGGCGAATCGGCGGTCCTGGTTTTGGCGGCGGGGGCCGGAACCCGGATGCGCTCGGACACTCCCAAGGTGCTGCACACGATCGCCGGGCGCAGCATGCTTGCGCATTGCCTGTATTCGATCGCCAAGGTCGCACCGCAACATCTGGTCGTCGTGTTGGGCCACGACCACGACCGGATTGCACCCGTCGTCGCCGAACTGGCCGACAGCTTGGGTCGCCGCATCGACGTGGCGCTGCAGGACCGGCAGCTGGGAACCGGACACGCCGTGCTGTGTGGACTCTCGGCGCTGCCTGCTGACTACAGCGGGGTCGTCGTGGTCACCTCGGCCGACATTCCCCTGCTGGACGCCGACACGCTGGCTGACCTGATCGCCGCCCATCGCGCCCACCCGGCAGCGGTCACCGTGTTGACCACCACGCTGGCCGATCCCACCGGCTATGGCCGCATTCTGCGCACCCAGGACAACGAAGTGATTGCGATCGTCGAGCAAGCCGATGCGACACCGTCCCAAAAACAGATCCGCGAAGTCAACGCCGGGGTCTACGCCTTCGATATTGCGGCGCTGCGCTCCGCGCTGGGCCGGCTGTCCGCCGACAACGCCCAACGCGAGCTCTACCTGACCGACGTGATCTCCATCGTTCGCCGAGACGGCCATGCCGTGCACGCCCGCCACGTCGACGACAGCGCGCTGGTCGCCGGGGTCAACGACCGGGTTCAGTTGGCCGAACTTTCCGCGGAGCTCAACCGCCGCATCGTGGCCACACACCAGCTGGCCGGCGTCACGGTTGTCGACCCCGCGACCACCTGGATCGACGTCGACGTGAGCATTGGCCGCGACACCGTGATCCTGCCCGGAACCCAGCTGCTCGGCCGCACCCGCATCGGCGGACATTGCACCGTCGGCCCCGACACCACCTTGGCCGACGTCACCGTCGGCGACGCCGCGTCGGTAATCCGCACGCACGGCACTTCGGCGTCGATCGGCGACGGCGCGGTGGTCGGACCATTCGCCTACCTGCGGCCCGGCACCGTGTTAGGCGCCGACGGCAAACTGGGCGCGTTCGTCGAGGCCAAGAACTGCACGATCGGCACCGGCACCAAGGTGCCCCACCTGACCTACGTCGGTGACGCCGACATCGGCGAGCACAGCAATATCGGCGCATCCAGCGTCTTCGTCAACTACGACGGCGAGACCAAGCAGCGCACCAGGATCGGCTCCCACGTGCGCACCGGCTCCGACACCATGTTCGTCGCACCGGTCACCGTCGGTGACGGCGCCTACACCGGTGCCGGCACGGTGGTGCGCCACGACGTCCCACCCGGGGCGTTGGCCGTGTCGGCAGGACCCCAACGCAACATCGAGGGCTGGGTGCAACGCAAACGGCCGGGCAGCGCCGCCGCGGAGGCGGCAGAAAGGGCACAACGTCAGCCCGATCAGACATCTTGA
- a CDS encoding TetR/AcrR family transcriptional regulator, protein MTGSERRHQLIDIARSLFAERGYEGTSIEEIAQRANVSKPVVYEHFGGKEGLYAVVVDREMSALLDGITSSLTRSTNNRSRLRIERVALALLTYVEERTDGFRILIRDSPASISSGTYSTLLNDAVSQVSSILAGDFARRGLDPETAPLYAQALVGSVSMTAQWWLDAREPKKEVVAAHLVNLCWNGLTHLEADPTLLDE, encoded by the coding sequence ATGACCGGCAGCGAGAGGCGGCATCAGCTCATCGATATCGCACGTTCGCTCTTTGCCGAACGTGGCTACGAGGGCACGTCGATCGAGGAGATCGCGCAGCGGGCCAACGTGTCCAAGCCGGTGGTATACGAACATTTCGGCGGCAAGGAAGGCCTGTACGCGGTGGTCGTCGACCGCGAGATGTCGGCGCTGCTCGATGGCATCACGTCGTCGCTGACCAGGTCGACCAACAACCGGTCGCGGCTGCGCATCGAACGGGTGGCGCTGGCGCTGCTCACCTACGTCGAGGAGCGCACCGACGGCTTCCGGATCCTGATCCGTGATTCGCCGGCATCGATCAGCTCGGGCACCTATTCCACCCTGCTCAACGACGCGGTCAGCCAGGTGTCGTCCATCCTTGCCGGTGACTTTGCCCGCCGCGGTCTTGACCCCGAAACGGCGCCGCTGTATGCCCAGGCACTGGTCGGTTCGGTGTCGATGACCGCCCAGTGGTGGCTCGACGCCCGCGAGCCCAAGAAGGAGGTGGTCGCCGCGCACCTGGTCAACCTGTGCTGGAACGGCCTGACCCACCTGGAAGCCGACCCCACCCTGCTCGACGAATAG
- a CDS encoding oxidoreductase, with amino-acid sequence MRWTAADLPSFAGRTVVVTGANSGLGAITARELARVGARVVLAVRNTDKGEAAARQMTGQVEVRQLDLQDLASVRNFADTVDNVDVLINNAGIMATPEARTVDGFESQIGTNHLGHFALTNLLLPVLTDRVVTVSSVFHRIGRISLTDLNWQSRQYSRWLAYGQSKLANLLFTRELQRRLDSVGSPLRALAAHPGYSHTNLQGHSGQRVEDALMAIGNRFFATDPEFGARQILYAASQDLPGDTFVGPRFGMVGRTQPVGRSRRARQDSTAVALWELSEQLTGVKFPL; translated from the coding sequence GTGAGGTGGACTGCCGCAGACCTGCCGTCATTCGCCGGACGCACAGTCGTCGTCACCGGCGCCAACAGTGGCCTGGGTGCGATCACGGCCCGCGAATTGGCCCGGGTCGGCGCCCGCGTCGTCCTTGCCGTGCGCAACACCGACAAAGGCGAGGCCGCTGCGCGGCAGATGACCGGCCAGGTCGAGGTGCGCCAGCTCGACCTGCAGGACTTGGCCTCGGTGCGGAACTTCGCCGACACCGTCGACAACGTCGACGTGCTGATCAACAACGCCGGCATCATGGCCACCCCGGAGGCCAGGACCGTGGATGGCTTCGAAAGCCAGATCGGCACCAATCACCTCGGCCACTTCGCGCTGACGAATCTGCTGCTGCCCGTGCTCACCGACCGGGTGGTGACCGTGTCGTCCGTGTTCCACCGGATCGGCCGCATCAGCCTGACCGACCTCAACTGGCAGTCCCGGCAGTACTCGCGGTGGCTGGCCTACGGCCAGTCGAAACTCGCCAACCTGCTGTTCACCCGGGAACTGCAGCGGCGCCTGGATTCGGTCGGTTCACCGCTGCGCGCGCTGGCTGCCCATCCCGGGTATTCGCACACCAATCTGCAGGGACACTCAGGCCAGCGGGTGGAAGACGCGTTGATGGCGATCGGCAACCGATTCTTCGCGACCGACCCCGAATTCGGTGCCCGCCAGATCCTCTATGCCGCGTCGCAGGATTTGCCGGGCGATACGTTCGTCGGGCCGCGGTTCGGCATGGTCGGCCGCACCCAGCCTGTCGGCCGCAGCCGGCGAGCGCGCCAAGACAGCACCGCCGTCGCGCTCTGGGAGCTGTCTGAGCAGCTCACCGGCGTGAAATTTCCGCTCTGA
- the pth gene encoding aminoacyl-tRNA hydrolase, translating into MAEPLLVVGLGNPGPNYARTRHNLGYMVADRLAARLGSTFKAHKKSGCEIVTGQLGGRSVVLAKPRSYMNESGRQVAPLAKFYSVPPADIIVIHDDLDLDFGRIRLKLGGGEGGHNGLRSVAAALGTKDFQRVRIGIGRPPGRKDPAAFVLENFTAAERAEVPTICEQAADATELLIELGLEAAQNVVHAW; encoded by the coding sequence ATGGCCGAACCCCTGTTGGTGGTCGGCCTTGGCAACCCGGGACCGAACTATGCCCGGACCCGGCACAACCTCGGATACATGGTCGCCGATCGGCTTGCCGCGCGACTGGGGTCAACGTTCAAGGCGCACAAGAAGTCTGGCTGCGAGATTGTCACCGGTCAGCTCGGGGGGCGTTCGGTGGTGCTGGCCAAACCGCGCAGCTACATGAACGAATCCGGTCGCCAAGTCGCACCGCTGGCCAAGTTCTACTCGGTGCCGCCCGCGGACATCATCGTCATCCACGACGATCTCGACCTCGATTTCGGTCGCATCCGGCTCAAGCTCGGCGGCGGCGAAGGCGGCCACAACGGGCTGCGATCCGTAGCTGCAGCGTTGGGCACCAAGGACTTTCAGCGGGTTCGCATCGGCATCGGGCGTCCACCGGGCCGCAAAGATCCGGCCGCGTTCGTGTTGGAGAACTTCACCGCCGCTGAGCGCGCCGAGGTGCCCACAATCTGCGAGCAGGCCGCCGACGCCACGGAGCTGCTCATCGAGCTGGGGCTGGAGGCGGCACAGAACGTCGTGCACGCCTGGTAA
- a CDS encoding 50S ribosomal protein L25/general stress protein Ctc — protein sequence MAKSAGSTTNQLTASVRSQTGKGASRRARRAGKIPAVLYGHGSDPQHLELPGHEFAAVLRHSGTNAVLTLNIDGKEQLALTKAIDVHPIRHTIQHADLLLVRRGEKVVVEVTVEVEGEPAPGTLVTQETNTIEIEAEALSIPEQLTVSVQDAQPGTQFTAGQVALPRGVTLVSDPDLLVVNVVNAPTAEELEAEGAGEVAEREEAAEEVAEEAEAAPPESE from the coding sequence ATGGCTAAATCCGCGGGATCGACAACCAATCAGCTGACCGCCTCGGTGCGAAGCCAGACCGGCAAAGGCGCATCTCGCCGGGCGCGACGGGCCGGCAAGATCCCGGCGGTGCTCTACGGTCACGGCAGCGATCCACAGCATCTGGAGCTGCCCGGACACGAATTCGCCGCGGTGCTGCGCCATTCCGGTACCAACGCGGTGCTGACCCTCAACATTGACGGTAAGGAACAGCTGGCGTTGACCAAGGCGATTGACGTGCACCCGATCCGGCACACCATCCAGCACGCTGACCTGCTGTTGGTGCGCCGCGGCGAGAAGGTTGTCGTCGAGGTGACGGTCGAGGTCGAGGGTGAGCCCGCGCCGGGCACTTTGGTCACTCAGGAAACCAACACGATCGAGATCGAGGCCGAGGCGCTGTCTATTCCCGAGCAGTTGACCGTCTCCGTCCAGGATGCCCAGCCGGGCACGCAGTTCACCGCGGGACAGGTGGCGCTCCCGCGGGGCGTCACCCTGGTGTCGGATCCCGACCTGCTGGTCGTCAACGTCGTCAACGCACCGACCGCCGAGGAGCTGGAGGCCGAAGGTGCCGGCGAGGTCGCGGAACGCGAAGAAGCCGCGGAAGAGGTCGCCGAAGAAGCCGAAGCCGCCCCACCCGAGTCCGAGTAA
- a CDS encoding TA system VapC family ribonuclease toxin, whose protein sequence is MIVDANLLLFAVDENSSHNAAAAAWLEQTLNGDTRVGLPWQTIGAFLRIVTHPRVTENPLSGTDAWRYVEQWLAVPVVWVPPATENTARVYARLCAQVAITGNLVPDAQLAALAIEHGVEVASADTDFMRFPGLRWTNPLSTNPNRS, encoded by the coding sequence ATGATCGTTGACGCCAACCTGCTGCTGTTCGCAGTTGACGAGAACAGCAGCCATAACGCCGCCGCTGCTGCCTGGCTGGAACAGACATTGAACGGCGATACTCGCGTCGGCCTGCCCTGGCAGACCATCGGGGCGTTTCTGCGGATCGTCACCCATCCGCGGGTCACAGAAAACCCACTGTCAGGCACTGACGCTTGGAGATATGTAGAGCAGTGGCTGGCGGTCCCGGTGGTGTGGGTGCCCCCCGCAACGGAGAACACCGCCCGCGTTTACGCAAGGCTGTGCGCGCAGGTGGCGATCACCGGAAATCTGGTACCCGACGCGCAACTGGCCGCGCTGGCGATCGAACATGGAGTCGAAGTCGCCTCTGCGGATACAGATTTCATGCGATTTCCAGGTCTGCGCTGGACCAATCCGTTGAGCACGAATCCCAACCGGTCCTGA